The Oreochromis niloticus isolate F11D_XX linkage group LG13, O_niloticus_UMD_NMBU, whole genome shotgun sequence genome has a window encoding:
- the LOC100697471 gene encoding leucine-rich repeat-containing protein 27 isoform X1 — protein MLSFGCGQTTRNFSAKRHSCILSIPVKRLGLLCAMTSPEKEAELPGAQLSFVFGSSVVRAPIPRTPPEDADPQEPAECYSTETLCLSRSQLKHVPDSLLRNSKLKYLSLEGNQICSIPGSMFISLPNLLWLDLRKNLIESLPPEIGSHRCLKTVLLEGNPISELPPELGNVITLKGLNLRDCPIHFPPQEIVQQGLQSILQYLRSALAHRPVSARKTPPELPAVEKLQLSELRGMEEQEESGDVEELQRFKELKHQLILLDRAELGSIPQCDKNLNSKLLLSDRRKKTATKAGMIPQLPLFDSAHWKRPEERKQAAMKELNEKKAILEQKRKSQVSLQKCCTQARVSQDKKMSEHKEKKHERQRRREEAEVDSKPGFEDTSGAPRTSGGCEGNRSSRDLERQICARAEKIQERCRNPRGTASEQMAAAMEDVETMRKLQMRLLERKRTQGRDLEKTFMIFTGDTWPSFLDK, from the exons ATGTTGTCCTTTGGTTGTGG ACAAACGACGAGAAATTTCTCTGCCAAAAGACACTCGTGTATTTTGAGTATACCGGTAAAGCGTCTCGGCCTCCTTTGTGCAATGACTTCCCCGGAGAAGGAGGCTGAGCTTCCTGGTGCGCAGCTTAGCTTTGTCTTTGGGAGCAGTGTTGTCAGAGCGCCGATCCCCCGCACTCCTCCCGAGGATGCCGATCCACAGGAGCCCGCTGAATGTTATTCAACAGAGACGCTATGTCTGAGCAGATCTCAGCTGAAACATGTTCCAGACAGTCTTTTGAGAAATAGCAAGCTAAAG TATCTGAGTCTTGAAGGCAACCAGATATGCAGTATTCCAGGCTCAATGTTCATCAGCTTGCCCAACCTACTGTGGTTAGATCTCAGGAAAAACCTAATTGAGTCACTACCACCTGAAATTGGCTCACACAG GTGCTTGAAAACAGTGCTGTTAGAAGGGAATCCTATCTCTGAACTTCCACCTGAACTGG gAAATGTGATTACCCTCAAAGGTCTGAACCTGAGGGACTGCCCAATCCACTTTCCTCCACAAGAGATTGTGCAGCAGGGACTCCAGTCCATCCTCCAGTACCTGAGGAGTGCTCTGGCTCACCGGCCAGTCAGCGCAAGGAAGACCCCTCCAG AGTTGCCAGCAGTGGAGAAACTCCAGCTGTCAGAGCTGAGGGGTATGGAGGAGCAGGAAGAGTCAGGGGATGTGGAGGAGCTGCAGAGGTTCAAGGAACTCAAGCATCAGTTGATCCTACTGGACAGAGCTGAGCTGGGCTCAATACCACAATGTGATAAAAACCTAAACTCCAAACTTCTCCTTTCTGACAGGAG AAAAAAGACAGCCACCAAGGCCGGCATGATTCCCCAGCTCCCCCTTTTTGACTCGGCTCACTGGAAGAGGCCAGAGGAAAGGAAGCAGGCTGCAATGAAGGAGTTGAATGAGAAGAAGGCTATTCTCGAGCAGAAGAGAAA AAGCCAAGTGTCTCTTCAGAAGTGCTGCACACAAGCCAGAGTCTCACAAGACAAGAAAATGTCTGAGCACAAAGAGAAGAAGCATGAAAGACAAAGAAGGCGTGAG GAAGCAGAAGTAGATTCAAAACCTGGTTTTGAGGACACCAGTGGTGCTCCTCGGACGTCTGGCGGATGTGAAGGGAACAG ATCGTCCCGGGACCTGGAACGGCAGATTTGTGCCCGTGCCGAgaagatacaggagaggtgcaGGAATCCCAGGGGCACAGCAAGCGAGCAGATGGCAGCAGCGATGGAGGATGTGGAAACG ATGAGGAAGTTACAGATGCGGCTCCTGGAGAGGAAGAGAACTCAAGGACGAGATCTGGAAAAAACTTTCATGATCTTTACTGGGGACACCTGGCCTAGTTTCCTCGATAAGTGA
- the LOC100697471 gene encoding leucine-rich repeat-containing protein 27 isoform X2: MTSPEKEAELPGAQLSFVFGSSVVRAPIPRTPPEDADPQEPAECYSTETLCLSRSQLKHVPDSLLRNSKLKYLSLEGNQICSIPGSMFISLPNLLWLDLRKNLIESLPPEIGSHRCLKTVLLEGNPISELPPELGNVITLKGLNLRDCPIHFPPQEIVQQGLQSILQYLRSALAHRPVSARKTPPELPAVEKLQLSELRGMEEQEESGDVEELQRFKELKHQLILLDRAELGSIPQCDKNLNSKLLLSDRRKKTATKAGMIPQLPLFDSAHWKRPEERKQAAMKELNEKKAILEQKRKSQVSLQKCCTQARVSQDKKMSEHKEKKHERQRRREEAEVDSKPGFEDTSGAPRTSGGCEGNRSSRDLERQICARAEKIQERCRNPRGTASEQMAAAMEDVETMRKLQMRLLERKRTQGRDLEKTFMIFTGDTWPSFLDK; the protein is encoded by the exons ATGACTTCCCCGGAGAAGGAGGCTGAGCTTCCTGGTGCGCAGCTTAGCTTTGTCTTTGGGAGCAGTGTTGTCAGAGCGCCGATCCCCCGCACTCCTCCCGAGGATGCCGATCCACAGGAGCCCGCTGAATGTTATTCAACAGAGACGCTATGTCTGAGCAGATCTCAGCTGAAACATGTTCCAGACAGTCTTTTGAGAAATAGCAAGCTAAAG TATCTGAGTCTTGAAGGCAACCAGATATGCAGTATTCCAGGCTCAATGTTCATCAGCTTGCCCAACCTACTGTGGTTAGATCTCAGGAAAAACCTAATTGAGTCACTACCACCTGAAATTGGCTCACACAG GTGCTTGAAAACAGTGCTGTTAGAAGGGAATCCTATCTCTGAACTTCCACCTGAACTGG gAAATGTGATTACCCTCAAAGGTCTGAACCTGAGGGACTGCCCAATCCACTTTCCTCCACAAGAGATTGTGCAGCAGGGACTCCAGTCCATCCTCCAGTACCTGAGGAGTGCTCTGGCTCACCGGCCAGTCAGCGCAAGGAAGACCCCTCCAG AGTTGCCAGCAGTGGAGAAACTCCAGCTGTCAGAGCTGAGGGGTATGGAGGAGCAGGAAGAGTCAGGGGATGTGGAGGAGCTGCAGAGGTTCAAGGAACTCAAGCATCAGTTGATCCTACTGGACAGAGCTGAGCTGGGCTCAATACCACAATGTGATAAAAACCTAAACTCCAAACTTCTCCTTTCTGACAGGAG AAAAAAGACAGCCACCAAGGCCGGCATGATTCCCCAGCTCCCCCTTTTTGACTCGGCTCACTGGAAGAGGCCAGAGGAAAGGAAGCAGGCTGCAATGAAGGAGTTGAATGAGAAGAAGGCTATTCTCGAGCAGAAGAGAAA AAGCCAAGTGTCTCTTCAGAAGTGCTGCACACAAGCCAGAGTCTCACAAGACAAGAAAATGTCTGAGCACAAAGAGAAGAAGCATGAAAGACAAAGAAGGCGTGAG GAAGCAGAAGTAGATTCAAAACCTGGTTTTGAGGACACCAGTGGTGCTCCTCGGACGTCTGGCGGATGTGAAGGGAACAG ATCGTCCCGGGACCTGGAACGGCAGATTTGTGCCCGTGCCGAgaagatacaggagaggtgcaGGAATCCCAGGGGCACAGCAAGCGAGCAGATGGCAGCAGCGATGGAGGATGTGGAAACG ATGAGGAAGTTACAGATGCGGCTCCTGGAGAGGAAGAGAACTCAAGGACGAGATCTGGAAAAAACTTTCATGATCTTTACTGGGGACACCTGGCCTAGTTTCCTCGATAAGTGA
- the pwwp2b gene encoding PWWP domain-containing protein 2B: protein MEAVAEELRAGSRVPVTIDQIVNDTLVVTLTYRERIYTGILLDCNKKSGLFCLPDFTAKLGDCQESKPASEIPEVLSEDSVSKSPSQVSHRPKDENTLPESSIPTPPLPCPVPTPVPAGQTPYPPYFEGAPFPQPLWVRHTYSQWVPQPPPRPIKRKKRRTREPGRMTISTIRLRPRQVLCEKCKNTLNSDEDSKDGMSNTKTSRKENSLQSDDDGYDKDTPNKLSRKEDAVTAKDTKRRENGTSLDSKRLRKDKRCEADGEKYPGTDVIPHSPVIKISYSTPQGKGEVMKIPARVHGSVKPFCPKQLVQNGVGENDKTTSDVTKEQRHILDATRSGLTVSIPKLKLTRPFANVGQDTPSPKIRLRPPQRDTEESVVEYDAELVGGTRRRSPRGPGPCLPHSEDSGEGKNSLELWSGSSGEEADRGHGDLTLLINFRKRKADSSSLSVCSSDSLDESKSFSSDGTSPELCDLAPGEDLSVTSSSVPSRDDCKTVPPLTVRLHTRSMTKCVTEEGHAIAVGDIVWGKIHGFPWWPARVLSISGTRKQETASCEAQWPQAKVAWFGSPTTSQLSVAKLSPFRELFRSRFNRKKKGMYRRAILEAAKAVGHMSPEITSLLSHCDT, encoded by the exons ATGGAGGCTGTGGCCGAGGAGCTGCGGGCCGGCTCTCGGGTACCTGTCACTATCGATCAAATAGTTAACGATACACTGGTGGTGACGCTGACCTATCGAGAAAGGATCTACACGGGGATTTTACTCGATTGCAACAAAAA GAGTGGGCTATTTTGTCTACCAGATTTCACAGCAAAACTCGGGGACTGCCAAGAATCTAAACCTGCTTCTGAAATCCCAGAAGTTCTGAGCGAGGACTCGGTTTCCAAATCTCCCAGCCAGGTTTCACACAGACCAAAGGATGAAAACACTCTCCCTGAAAGCAGCATACCTACACCTCCTCTACCCTGCCCTGTTCCCACACCAGTgccagctggacagactccttATCCTCCTTATTTTGAAGGAGCCCCCTTCCCCCAGCCCTTATGGGTGcgccacacctacagccaatggGTACCTCAACCCCCTCCGCGACCAAtcaagagaaagaagaggcgaaCGCGAGAGCCCGGCCGTATGACCATAAGTACTATCCGTCTGCGGCCTCGGCAGGTACTGTGTGAAAAGTGCAAGAACACGCTAAATAGTGACGAGGACAGCAAAGATGGCATGAGCAACACCAAGACCTCTAGAAAAGAAAATTCACTACAGAGTGACGATGACGGCTACGACAAGGATACCCCTAATAAGTTGTCGAGAAAAGAGGACGCAGTCACAGCCAAGGACACTAAAAGACGGGAAAATGGCACCAGCCTTGATAGTAAGCGTCTCAGAAAGGACAAAAGGTGCGAGGCTGATGGGGAGAAGTACCCTGGAACTGATGTTATTCCCCACAGTCCCGTCATAAAGATCTCCTACAGCACTCCACAGGGCAAGGGGGAGGTTATGAAGATCCCGGCGCGAGTCCACGGTTCAGTCAAACCATTCTGCCCCAAACAGCTGGTGCAGAATGGCGTGGGGGAAAACGACAAGACGACTTCTGATGTCACCAAGGAACAGCGGCACATTCTAGATGCCACAAGGTCTGGCCTCACTGTGTCCATTCCCAAACTCAAACTAACAAGACCTTTTGCAAATGTAGGTCAGGACACACCTTCTCCAAAGATCCGTTTGAGACCCCCTCAGAGGGACACTGAGGAGAGCGTGGTCGAGTATGATGCGGAACTTGTTGGAGGCACCAGGAGACGGAGCCCTAGGGGGCCCGGGCCGTGTCTCCCACACTCTGAAGACTCAGGAGAAGGCAAGAACTCTCTGGAATTGTGGTCAGGGAGTTCAGGTGAGGAGGCGGATCGTGGCCACGGCGACCTCACCCTTCTCATTAACTTCCGTAAGCGTAAAGCGGATTCTTCTAGCTTGTCGGTGTGCAGCAGCGACAGCCTGGACGAATCAAAGTCCTTCAGCTCGGACGGCACCTCACCAGAGCTGTGCGATCTGGCGCCTGGTGAAGACCTCTCTGTAACCTCATCTTCTGTACCTTCACGGGACGACTGCAAGACGGTGCCGCCTCTCACAGTGCGGCTTCACACCCGCAGCATGACAAAGTGCGTGACAGAAGAAGGTCACGCCATAGCGGTGGGTGACATCGTGTGGGGGAAAATCCACGGCTTCCCCTGGTGGCCCGCACGTGTCCTGAGCATCAGCGGCACTCGCAAGCAGGAGACAGCCAGTTGCGAGGCCCAGTGGCCCCAAGCCAAGGTGGCGTGGTTCGGTTCACCCACAACCTCCCAGCTTTCTGTTGCCAAACTGTCGCCCTTCAGAGAGCTCTTCAGGTCCCGCTTCAACCGGAAGAAGAAAGGGATGTACCGGAGAGCTATCCTGGAGGCAGCCAAGGCCGTGGGTCACATGAGCCCGGAGATTACGTCGCTGCTTTCTCACTGCGACACGTAG